In Felis catus isolate Fca126 chromosome B1, F.catus_Fca126_mat1.0, whole genome shotgun sequence, the sequence atttattaagtgcttactgtgTGTTAATCTCTaataagtgttttatatatgttCTCATATTTAATCCTTACCACCAACTCTACAGAGAGACATATTATcagttccattttacaggtgagaaaagcCAAGTTCAGAGATGATAATTAACATCCGCCAGGCAGTAGAGCTAATGAGCTGTGGGTCCAGGATTGACAGCTTAGGTCAGCCTGCCTTCAAAGGCCAAGCTCTATCTGCTTAGCCTCATGCCCACCCCAAGCCCAGGGAGAAAGatgatggctaatgtctgggtcACTCACAATCCAGAGGGGGTGGAGAAGAAGGGCTGAGAGATTTGGCTTCTGCTCCTCCCACTGGAAGAAGGGTCTCCTACTTTGCAGCTTATTGTGATCCATTCACCCAAAGTGGGGAGCCCAGGCTTAGGACTAGAGTGACCCAACCTCTTATGCCACATACAGGCACTCCTAGAACCTTAGGGACTGTGCCACTGCCCCTGGCCCTGGCTATTTGGAGACAGGCTGAAATCAGAGGCAGGAAGTTGAGGAAAGGTTCTGACATCTTATGCCCTGTGTGTTCTCTTGTCCCAGGCAGCCTGTTCCGGGTCACCTGATTAGGCAAACGGCCTGTGCGCCTGGCCATCTGGTCACTCCAGGGGCAGGACCCCTCTGGGCCCAGCAGGAGTGAAGGGGTTACTTGGGGTCTTCATGGACAAAGAACACACATACGCAAACACACACTCCAGGGCCCTGACCTCAGCTAATTAGCCTCCAGTGTCTGTGGACTGAGAGAGCTGATATACAGTATTTGAGttctctgtgtttttctcctttccacccTAACTTGGCCTTGTTAGGTCTCTCTGGCACATAAGGGCAGAGGTAATTCCCCCTCCCTGGCTGGCTTCTCTAACTTTGACAGCTGTCTCTTCTGTCCCAGAAGGTTGCTGTGTTTGGTGGGGTGACACATGGGATACCCAGGGAGCATGATTTCAGAGGATCCCTTGAaagactttcttctttctcttggctGGGTGGGGGCCTCAGGAGACTTGCTGCTCAGAGATGCAGGCCTCCCGCACCCCCTGGGCAGACAGATGTGCAGCCTGGGGGCAGCCCAGACAGGCTGGAAAACACCAATGTCCTGGAGCTTgagatgggggagaagggaaaagtgcacgcgcgcgcgcgcacacacacacacacacacacacacacacacacacacacacacacacacgggagttTGGCCAGAAAAGTTTCCTGCAGGAGGAAAAGCCTCCTTGGCCGCAGGTTTCTCCCTGGACCCAAAGAGCTTTCCCCAGGAATCCTCTGGGAAGAGGAGGCAGCGGCAGCAGCTTCCACAAATAGCAGCAAAACTTCAGTCCTAAAAGTCCCCCaaacttccccctccctctctccctctttcttttgttcCCCACTGCATTGCCAACCAGGCAGCTCCCGGCTTCCCACACTGGACtgtcctcccccaaccccaaaccCTAAGCAGCCCGCGCCTCCCCGCCGGGCCTGCTCGCTCCCCGGCCCCGGCGCCCCTGCCGgtcggcggggtggggggcgcctaCCCGCCTTGCAGGGGTCTTTGTAGTTGACGGGCTCCgagtcctcctcctcccccaggtcaTAGGTGTAGTCGGCCAAGTCCAGTGGCCCGCCCGGGCGCGCGAGCAGCAGCAGCCAGagcagcagcggcagcggcagGCGGGCCACGCCGGGCATGCTGgagggcgcggcggcggcggtggcggcgggcgcggtggcggcggcgggtCGCGCCCGGACGCGGGAGCCGGCGAGAGGGGAAGCGGAGGACTGGCGGCGAGGGGAGGGCGCTCCCCTCCGCTCGCCCGCGCGCTCCCTCCCCGCGCTACCCAGCCCCCCCCCTCGCGcgtctctacctctcccccttccctgtcctcgcccccctccttcctgtctcccgCCCCCTCTCCTGCGCGGCTCCTCGGCTCTCTCCCTGAGCCTCCAGCCTTCTCcgctcctttcccttctttccctctttccttctctcctccctccctcctccccccctttttaGGGAAATGAGCTCGCTGGAGGGCGGGTTTTCGCCTGGAGCTCGGCCTCCCTCGGGTCCCGGACAGCGCTCTGCCGGGTCGGGCCGCGCGCCAGCCGGGGGCGGGGACCGCGGAGAGCCGGCCCGCCCCGGGAGGGGGCTCGGCCGCCCGGGGCGCGGGGCtgcggggccggggagggggcgccgggcCCCGGGGTGCCCGGCCGACGGCCGCTCCCGCGAGGTGCCCTCTAGTGGCGGCTGGTCCCGTGGGCGCCGGGCCCGAGCCCCGTCCCGGGCAGCGGGACACGCTGTCAGGTCTCTCCCGGGCTTCAGCTCGCCTCTGCCCCCTCGGTCTCTGACTGCGTTTCTCCGCCCGCCTCTCTCGGTCTCTGCCTTTTTCGGACCCTAGCTCTCTCCCATCGCGGTCCCTGTCTCTCTAGTTCAGTCTTTCGGTGtctggctgtctctgtctctctccctccctcgggAGACACCACTGGGGGGCGCCTCGAGCCCGTGGATTGCCTAGTCACCTcgccactgccccccccccccccgcccccgcatcGCTCCTGGACGAAGTGGGAAGGGGAAACCCCCATTGCTTCCCCAAGGTCCTACCCTTCCCCTGACCCACCCACCAAGAGCGGGAGCGAGAGGGTGTGGGAGATAGAAAAGGCTCACCCTTCGTTTTTCAATCGCGTTGCTTTATTCTTTCATGGTAGTAGCCCCCTGGCCCCAGGAGCATCTCTGCTGCCCgttcccacctctccccacagCTCCCATTTCTCCAGCACCAGCCCCTATGGTGTGGGCAGGAGCAGCTTCCTGCGTCTCTGCAAAAGACCCTTTTCTCGTGGATCTTTCCTGTCCATTTGGGGTTTCCACAGGCCCTGAGAAGCAAAGAAACACTGTTTattatgagagggagagagactgggggGAGGTATCTATGAACCTTCCCTCCCCTGAGCTCCCTAGATGACCTGGCTTCAGTGGATCCTCCCTGTTGCTTGGTCAGCTGACATGGGGAGGTGGCCCAAGCCTTCCTGGGCCACAGCTGCTCAGTGCCCTGGCAGTCACACCTCCTCACCTGAGGGCTTCTAGATGTAGTAGAGGGGCACCTCGCCACACAGGGTGCTCACGGTGGTGCCCAGGAAGTCCAGGTCCACAGAGGATGCTGAGCCAGCATCACGGACCTCCTCCTGGCCCAGCTTAGAGGTAGACACTGCAGGCTTGACCTGGAAAGAGCACCTGATTTTGAGCCTGGGAACTGAGTTTTTGTTCCACCTGTGGCCCTTATTGTGGGACCTCAGGCATGTGAGaccatctctctgagcctcctaaaagccttggtttccttaccAGTAAAGAGGGGGCTGTGCTGGAGTCAGAAGCCCCCAAGTGGTGAGGCTCAGCTGAGCCCAGCAGCTTGGCATCAGGGCGGGGCTGGGGAATAGGAGGGAAGGTGTGACACAGGTGAGTCTGGAGAGGGGCACTCACCTGGCAGCCCACAAGGAGCAGCGCTCTACAGGTGACAAATAGCTGTTATCTCAAATGCTCCTCCGAGCAGCCCTGGGAGGGAGACAACTTATTCCTCCTCACTCACACACCCACCTGGAAGTTCCGGAACTTTCTGGTGAGAGCCTCAAGACTTGGGATGTTCTCTGGAGCCATCTTCATGATGTAGCAACAGGTTCCTGGGGCTGGCTTATAGGCAATCAGGAGCTGAGGACAGAAACCCCAGGGTTCATTCAGAAAGGCCCTGCCTTACTCACTCCCTAACCCTGATCCTGGGCTATCTCCCTCTAGGTTAGGCACCGAAGGCAGTCATATTGGAATCTGGGGATCAGCCTGGGCAAGCAAAAGAgctaggggctggggagagatGGATATGCATGAAATGGCACAGCTGGGTGGGTCTAGCAAAGCCTCGTCATTGGCCCCCCGTCCCCAGCATCAGGCGGTCCAGGTATACCCACCCGCTGGTAGTCATACACTACAATGCCAGTGGAGCCGATGGAGAAGGTGGCAGTGGTACCCACACGCTCACTCAGGGCCAGGCGCTGCTGGGCTTCTGGTCCCCCAATGCTCATCTCTAGGACCTGGGGGAGGGCATAGGGTGGACTGAcatttctctttccccactcatCCCTTTGGCACCCATGTCCACTCTCAGCCCTCTTTACTCAAATGCAATCCCTTCTTCCCTGATAGCTCAGAGAGCCTGGAAAGAACGGGCTGCCATACCAGCAACAGGCCTGGTGCAAAAACCCAAGCCTGATTTGCCACCAGGTGCTTCTGTCCTTTATTAAGGCAcccttgcctcctcccctccGGTCCCCTTGGACCATTCATTGTCTACCCAGCCCATTCAGCCCCTCTGTTTGGCATGTCCTGTGTCCACTGCCCACTCCATCCCAGGCCGGCTCACCATCTCGGTGTGTTTCTGGCTCATGTGAAGACCCATTAGCAGGGCCCCTACAATCACCACGACCACAAGGACTACCACCACGACGACGATGAGGAGGCGTTTGAGGTTCACAGGGCAGCAGGGGATGCTGAACCGGCCCCGGGGGGCTGCTGAGTAGTCCTGACATggtgaggcaggcagggagataggtgtgagatcatgaagttGGCCCTTCTTCTCCCTGCACAAGCTGGATACCCTCCCACAGCTGGACACCAATGCTATGGACATGCAGAAGAGGGTGagatcagagaaggcttcttggaagaggtgGCCTGGATTCCAACAGAAATGCTTAGATGTGAAGTCTAGCATGAAGAGACCCAAGAGACTCTGCTTTGCTAGTCTCATCTGCTGTTTCCTCCAGACCCTTGGCACCCCAGCCATGCCCAGTCCCTCTCTGTTCCCCCAAATAATCCACAATCTCTCACACCTCCCCGCCTTTACACGTACTACCCCCTTCTTCCTACAATGTCTGCCTCTTCCACCTAGTGAGCTCCTACCTATTTTTCCAGAGCCAgttcaaatgtcattttctctgcAAAGCTTCCTGTGACTTTCCAAGTAGTGGCTGCTTACACAGCGCTCTCTATAGCCCTTTCTACTGACCACTGTGGTGGCTCTCAGCCCCTCACATTGGAATTATTGGCTGCCACGTCTGTCTCCCCGAAGGACTGTGCCTTGGTGGTTGGTGTCCCTGCCCTAACTTAGCACAGTCGTGGGttagttaaatgaatgaatttggatGAGGAAACAGTCTCAGAGAGGTTGGATGAAGCAGGGCCCAGctcacacacacgtatacacacacggTCACACTCACCGGCGGGCTCTCAATCAAAACCTCCTTGCTGCCCACATCCATCTTGCTGAAGATGCCTTCCCCTCTCATCCCCCAAGTGTGACTAGCATCTTATATGTGCTAgtagggagaggggacagaggtgaAGGATCCAGGCCCCTTCTGCCAGCCAAGCCCTTGACCTTGAAGCCTGTTTGTTCCTGGCCCTCCAGAACTGATGTCCGGAGAAGCCAGCTGCAAGAGCGCCTAAGGGCTCTTGGCCGTGGCACATGAGTCCTCTTGGCCCGGGCAAGAGCGAAGCTGGGCACACTGAGCAAATTTGCCCTTGGGCAATCTGCGCCTCTCACTGTGGGTGTCTTCCTGGCATTGGCCGCCTTTCTTGCTGGCACCTGCCCCTGCAGTCTTGTGGCTTTCCCTGTTCTTCTGCCAGCTTGAACCTCTCAGGCAGCCAGGGGTCTAACCCAATGGGGAGTCCACCACATTTCCCAACAGAATTTCTCTCATGCATAGGGATGAGCTCCAGGAACAGGAGTGAGAAGGCAGTGCCTATGGACCCAGAAAGGCAATGCTGAAGGCAGGTTGTGCTTCGGCATCCCTTGTGGGGGTCCATATATGGCCATTTTTCTGAGAGCCTCACGTTTTCAATTCAAGTATGCCACCTGCCTGGCCCCTTCCAGCACATCTGCTACCTAACCTCAGACTTGCCCCTGGTCATTCTTTTCCTAATTCTGAAAACTCTGTCCCCTCTGGCTATAAATTCATACCCACTAATGTgtggttttttccttctttgctttgggCTGGTTTGTAAACTGAaggccatccccccccccccgcttttactttcatttccatttattctaTGCTGAATTTATTCCCCGGTCATATACTGTTGTTTCTCCACTTTCTTCTGGGATATCTTTCTCATCTGTGCAACCTCATCTGGTTTGGCAACAATCTGCTCTGTTTCAGTAAGGATTATCTCAGGGTGGCAAGGAGAGCTCATGCTGGGATTAATCTCACCATGAACTCTGTAAATTTAGTGGCTCATTTTGGGGGCTTTGTTCACCTGGATGTGCTCGATGACCAGAGAATGTACCTCTAAACCCTTAAGTTCAGCATTACTCTCTGCATGTTCAAGCAAGTGCGGTAAAAATCCAGCACTCCTTTTAGGCCACTGACCCTGTGCGCAGCCCCACCATTTGGCCTGGACACACCTATCAGCTCCACCATTATGATGATGGAATGGCACACATTGCTTCTGTAAAGTGACATCCTTCAGATACTTGGTGGCTTTTCAGATAGACATGCCCTTAATGATCTGGGGAGTTTCATGAGTGTTCTTAAAATGAATGTAAAGATTTGAACCTCTTGATTTGAATGATTTTGTGGGTTTTCTGCATCAAGTGAATAGTAACCATTTTCAGAGATCAAGTTGAGGGCTTTTGATAGCAGATTCCACACCTGACAGTTCTTTCTTATACCTTAGCAGCCTTGCACAGGGATGGGTGTGGTGACTGATGGGGTCCCAATCCCCTCTTCCTTGAATCTCATCTGCTTGGTGCTGCCTATGACCCTATTCCTCTGTGTTCCTCTTTTTATACCCTCAGATCCTAAATTTGCCTTGGGAATGCTACTCATTCCAGTATAATCCACTTTCTGGACCTTCTATTTCTCCCTTCTGTCCCTTTATCTCCTTCCTCAAAGCCACTTCTTTTGCTTTGTTGTACTAAACCAAATCTACTAATGGCTGCATCCTTTCTCTTGGGTTCCCCTCCACTTGCCAGGCCAGATGGTCTCTATAGTGCCTTTACCTTGGAACTTCCATAAGTGTGTAAGTCAGAGCCCCACCCTCACTCCTCTAGGCCTAACTCCCTTGTCCTCCTGACACTTTACCTCCAACACTTCCCCCCAGttcctgtccctgccctgggggCTCCCTCCACACCTTGGCCCTACCATTCAGTCATGAGCTGACCCCCAGCTCTCCAGCACTGGCAGGTTGCCCTTCCCCACAAGGACCCTCTCTCCAGCTGGAGGGCCTTCAGCCTCCAGGTTGCACAACAGCATGGCATCTGAGCTGAGAGTGCCTGAGAAgctcagggaaggagagagggaagggaagggtgttTGCTCCCACCACCCTCCAATAGCCCCAACTACCCctttaaatatttgccaaaacCTCTCACAGCAAGTGTCCTAGGAGGAGTGAAGTGGGGAAGGGtccaggaaggagggggaagcatCCTCCTCTCAACTGTGTGTAGCCTCGGCTGGCTGTGAGCAGGTGCCAGATGTAGGAGACAGCTGCCTGCAGTGcccacccctgcccgcccctGGTTGTCCAGGCAACGCTGGGATTGATTGGCTGACTCACATGCACTGGGCCTAAGCCAGGTGGGCAGGAGGCCAGCAGGAGAGACAAGGAGGACTGCAAGCATCTCGGGGTCCCTGCGGGCATCTCAGGGGGCCGCATGGTCCAGCTGTGGAGCTTGTTCTGAGCAGGCGCTGTGTGTAGGGCTTGCCGTCATCAGCTGGTGCGGGGAAAGGAATCTCTGTTGGAAAGAAGCCTCTGCTCTCTCAGGTCCTCAGTCTCCCCTGCAGGCTGCCCTTGGGCTGTAATTCTCACAAGCTTtatggtcccccccccccacacacacacacacttgtttttGCCTGTTCAGCAATTGGCGAAAGAACGTTGCCCTCAAATTTCATAAGGGGAGTCCAGATGCTAGCACTGAGACTTCTGGAACTGACCCAGTAGAGGTCTTGCGGTCCTCGTCTTCCTTCTCAGGAAGCGAGGAGGGACCTTTAGCTGAGCACGCATAGCTATCACCTCAGCCCCAACAACAGCCCTCTGTTGTAGACTTCTCATGTCTTGGTCATTACTGAGGCCATTTTTCTCCCCTGGAAATACCACCCTTGATGCCTCTCCACCTCTCTGAGAGCCACCCACCCTAAAAGGCCAGACAAGAGCCAATCGCACCTGCTCTGTGACCACACCACTCCAGGCGGTGCCCCATCCCTCCTCCAAAATCTCCCAGTCTCCTGCTGCTCTTTAACCTGCCAGTTAGCATCCACTGCTGTGCTCCTCAGCTATGTGGGTGCTTATTGTTGCCCTATGTTCCCTGGGACTGGCCCTGAGACCATGCTCCCCCGAGGATTCTGTGTATCTGTTGCAGGGCAAGGAGCATGCACACAGCCAACATGGAATTATATTCAGTGGTATAGCCAAACATCAAGTGGCTCTTGG encodes:
- the SFTPC gene encoding pulmonary surfactant-associated protein C isoform X2; protein product: MRGEGIFSKMDVGSKEVLIESPPDYSAAPRGRFSIPCCPVNLKRLLIVVVVVVLVVVVIVGALLMGLHMSQKHTEMVLEMSIGGPEAQQRLALSERVGTTATFSIGSTGIVVYDYQRLLIAYKPAPGTCCYIMKMAPENIPSLEALTRKFRNFQVKPAVSTSKLGQEEVRDAGSASSVDLDFLGTTVSTLCGEVPLYYI
- the SFTPC gene encoding pulmonary surfactant-associated protein C isoform X1 gives rise to the protein MRGEGIFSKMDVGSKEVLIESPPDYSAAPRGRFSIPCCPVNLKRLLIVVVVVVLVVVVIVGALLMGLHMSQKHTEMVLEMSIGGPEAQQRLALSERVGTTATFSIGSTGIVVYDYQRLLIAYKPAPGTCCYIMKMAPENIPSLEALTRKFRNFQPRPDAKLLGSAEPHHLGASDSSTAPSLLVKPAVSTSKLGQEEVRDAGSASSVDLDFLGTTVSTLCGEVPLYYI